A window from Caulobacter sp. X encodes these proteins:
- the nadC gene encoding carboxylating nicotinate-nucleotide diphosphorylase, whose amino-acid sequence MSIIPLDDILVRPIVDHALAEDLGRAGDITGQACIDPDARLSVVWASRQDGRVSGLSCARLSLAALDPTATFEVVTPDGADAAPGAILARAEGNARAVLAAERTGLNLLGRLSGIATLTRAYVRLVEGTGATIVDTRKTTPGLRALEKYAVRCGGGVNHRFGLDDAILIKDNHVAACGGVGEAVRRARAHAGHLVKVEVEVDGLDQLEEALKHGPDVVMLDNFSLDDLKTAVRLAKGRAVLEASGGVNLTTVRAIAEAGVDVISVGALTHSAPVLDIGLDAA is encoded by the coding sequence ATGAGCATCATCCCCCTGGACGACATCCTCGTCCGCCCGATCGTCGACCACGCCCTGGCCGAGGACCTGGGCCGCGCCGGCGACATCACCGGCCAGGCCTGCATCGATCCGGACGCGCGCCTGTCGGTCGTCTGGGCCAGCCGGCAGGATGGGAGGGTTTCGGGGCTTTCCTGCGCCCGCCTGTCCCTGGCCGCCCTCGACCCGACGGCGACCTTCGAGGTCGTGACGCCCGACGGCGCCGACGCCGCGCCGGGCGCGATCCTGGCCCGCGCCGAGGGGAACGCCCGCGCCGTGCTGGCCGCCGAGCGCACGGGTCTGAACCTGCTGGGACGCCTGTCGGGCATCGCCACCCTGACCCGGGCTTACGTCCGCCTGGTCGAGGGCACGGGGGCGACGATCGTCGACACCCGCAAGACCACGCCCGGCCTGCGCGCGCTGGAGAAGTACGCTGTCCGCTGCGGCGGCGGGGTCAACCACCGCTTCGGCCTGGATGACGCCATTCTGATCAAAGACAACCACGTCGCCGCCTGCGGCGGGGTCGGCGAGGCCGTCCGCCGCGCCCGCGCCCACGCCGGCCACCTGGTGAAGGTCGAGGTCGAGGTCGACGGCCTCGACCAACTGGAAGAGGCCCTGAAGCATGGGCCTGACGTGGTGATGCTGGACAATTTCAGCCTCGACGACCTGAAGACCGCGGTGCGCCTCGCCAAGGGCCGCGCGGTGCTGGAGGCCTCGGGCGGGGTGAACCTGACGACCGTGCGGGCCATCGCCGAGGCCGGCGTCGACGTGATCAGCGTCGGGGCGCTGACGCACTCGGCGCCGGTGCTGGATATCGGCCTGGACGCGGCGTGA
- a CDS encoding MAPEG family protein, which yields MQSSMIAPVMALVAWSLVIWVWMYIQRIPAMQKAGIKPQDARFPGSLDKLPDAARQAADNYNHLMEQPTIFYAAALAIQVAGHADGMAVRLAWVYVGLRVLHSLVQVSINLVAIRFLVFAASTGVLAGMVIRELMRIF from the coding sequence ATGCAGAGTTCGATGATCGCGCCAGTGATGGCGCTGGTGGCCTGGTCTTTGGTGATCTGGGTCTGGATGTATATCCAGCGGATTCCGGCCATGCAGAAGGCCGGTATCAAGCCGCAGGACGCGCGGTTTCCGGGATCGCTGGACAAGCTGCCCGACGCCGCGCGCCAGGCGGCCGACAACTACAATCACCTGATGGAGCAGCCGACGATCTTCTACGCGGCGGCTCTGGCGATCCAGGTCGCGGGCCACGCCGACGGCATGGCCGTCCGCCTGGCCTGGGTCTATGTCGGCCTGCGCGTGCTGCACAGCCTGGTCCAGGTCAGCATCAACCTGGTGGCCATCCGCTTCTTGGTGTTCGCCGCCTCGACGGGCGTGCTGGCGGGGATGGTGATCCGGGAGTTGATGCGGATTTTCTGA
- a CDS encoding prephenate dehydratase, with protein MSILKKIAFQGEPGANSHEACRTYFPDYEAYPCKTFEEAFEAIKTGVAALGMIPIENSIAGRVADVHHLLPASGLKIIGERFKPIRFQLMANKGVKLADIKTVASMPIALSQCRNSLRKLGVATEAAGDTAGAAKDLAAKPDPTRGAVAPALAAEIYGLDILARDIEDERHNTTRFLVMTADANPPAPEFTHRCVTSFVFRVRNLPAALYKALGGFATNGVNMTKLESYMEGGNFTATFFYAEVDGRPEDRSLALALDELKFFSEKFEILGVYPADPFRDRGA; from the coding sequence ATGAGCATCCTCAAGAAGATCGCCTTCCAGGGCGAGCCCGGCGCCAACAGCCACGAGGCGTGCCGGACCTATTTCCCGGACTATGAGGCCTATCCGTGCAAGACGTTCGAGGAGGCGTTCGAGGCGATCAAGACGGGCGTCGCGGCGCTAGGCATGATCCCGATCGAGAACTCGATCGCCGGTCGGGTCGCCGACGTCCATCACCTGCTGCCGGCCTCGGGCCTGAAGATCATCGGCGAACGCTTCAAGCCGATCCGCTTCCAGCTGATGGCCAACAAGGGCGTCAAGCTGGCCGACATCAAGACCGTGGCCTCGATGCCGATCGCGCTCAGCCAGTGCCGCAACAGCCTCAGGAAGCTGGGCGTCGCCACCGAGGCGGCCGGCGACACCGCCGGCGCGGCCAAGGACCTGGCGGCCAAGCCCGACCCGACGCGCGGCGCCGTCGCCCCGGCCCTGGCGGCCGAGATCTACGGCCTGGACATCCTGGCCCGCGACATCGAGGACGAGCGTCACAACACCACGCGCTTCCTGGTGATGACGGCCGACGCCAATCCGCCGGCGCCGGAGTTCACCCACCGCTGCGTGACCAGCTTCGTGTTCCGCGTCCGCAACCTGCCCGCCGCCCTCTACAAGGCGCTGGGCGGCTTCGCGACCAACGGCGTCAACATGACCAAGCTGGAAAGCTACATGGAGGGCGGCAACTTCACGGCCACCTTCTTCTACGCCGAGGTCGACGGCCGGCCGGAGGACCGCTCCCTGGCGCTGGCGCTGGACGAGCTGAAGTTCTTCTCGGAGAAGTTCGAGATCCTGGGGGTGTATCCGGCCGATCCGTTCCGGGATCGGGGGGCTTAG
- a CDS encoding 3-deoxy-manno-octulosonate cytidylyltransferase, with amino-acid sequence MNPIVLIPARMAATRLPGKPLADIGGLPMIVRVLNQARDAAIGPVAVAAGDPEIVEAVQKAGGTAVLTDPDLPSGSDRILAALAELDPGFSHDVVINLQGDMPFVDPAVLSDCARILKEFGDADIATVVAPEASPADRSNPDVVKAVLTMEEDGQSGRALYFTRSTLYGDGPVWRHIGIYGYRREALEAFNAAAPSALEKREKLEQLRAMELGLTIRAAVAKTAPISVDNPSDLEAARKQAEETQ; translated from the coding sequence ATGAACCCTATCGTCCTGATCCCCGCGCGGATGGCGGCGACCCGTCTTCCGGGCAAGCCTCTGGCCGATATCGGCGGGCTGCCGATGATCGTCCGGGTGCTGAACCAGGCCCGCGATGCGGCGATTGGTCCCGTGGCCGTGGCGGCGGGCGATCCCGAAATCGTCGAGGCGGTTCAAAAGGCTGGCGGGACGGCGGTTCTGACCGATCCAGACCTGCCGTCCGGCTCGGACCGGATTCTGGCGGCGCTGGCCGAACTCGATCCGGGGTTCTCGCACGACGTGGTGATCAATCTGCAGGGCGACATGCCGTTCGTCGATCCGGCCGTCCTGTCCGATTGCGCGCGAATACTTAAGGAGTTTGGCGACGCCGATATCGCCACCGTCGTGGCGCCCGAAGCCTCGCCCGCCGACCGGTCGAACCCAGACGTCGTCAAGGCCGTGCTGACCATGGAGGAGGACGGCCAAAGCGGCCGCGCGCTCTATTTCACCCGCTCGACGCTCTATGGCGACGGCCCCGTCTGGCGCCATATCGGCATCTACGGCTATCGCCGCGAGGCGCTGGAGGCCTTCAACGCCGCCGCGCCCTCAGCCTTGGAAAAGCGCGAGAAACTGGAGCAGCTGCGCGCCATGGAGCTGGGCCTGACCATCCGCGCGGCGGTGGCCAAGACCGCCCCGATCTCCGTCGACAACCCTTCCGACCTCGAAGCGGCCCGCAAGCAGGCCGAGGAAACCCAATGA
- a CDS encoding cytochrome c family protein: MSDLTFNKIAGGVLLTGLVIFGLREASDIVFKRTEVEKAGYEIAVQEEGAGGAAAAEDTPPDWNAVLTPANVAAGQAVSAKCAACHKLDASNANATGPGLWDVVGRKPAAHPGFNYSGAMKDFAGKTPVWDYDALYTFLKAPGKDVPGTNMTFVGLKKPEDRIAVIAYLHSLGSKLPVPPPRPAAAAAAPAAGAAPADGAAAPAAGAAPAPAAGAAPAAPAAAAPAAPKA; encoded by the coding sequence ATGAGCGACCTGACGTTCAACAAGATCGCTGGCGGCGTGCTGCTGACCGGCCTCGTTATTTTCGGTCTGCGGGAAGCGTCGGACATCGTCTTCAAGAGGACTGAAGTCGAGAAGGCCGGCTACGAGATCGCGGTCCAGGAAGAAGGCGCCGGCGGCGCCGCGGCGGCCGAAGACACCCCGCCCGATTGGAACGCCGTGCTGACGCCGGCCAACGTGGCCGCGGGCCAGGCCGTCTCGGCCAAGTGCGCCGCCTGCCACAAGCTGGACGCGTCGAACGCCAACGCCACCGGCCCCGGCCTGTGGGACGTGGTGGGCCGCAAGCCGGCCGCGCACCCGGGCTTCAACTATTCGGGCGCGATGAAGGACTTCGCCGGCAAGACGCCGGTGTGGGACTACGACGCCCTGTACACCTTCCTGAAGGCCCCGGGTAAGGACGTCCCCGGCACCAACATGACCTTCGTGGGTCTGAAGAAGCCGGAAGACCGCATCGCGGTCATCGCCTACCTGCACAGCCTGGGTTCGAAGCTGCCGGTTCCGCCGCCGCGTCCGGCGGCCGCCGCCGCAGCTCCGGCGGCTGGCGCGGCTCCGGCCGACGGCGCCGCCGCCCCGGCCGCGGGCGCTGCTCCGGCTCCCGCCGCTGGCGCCGCCCCGGCCGCTCCGGCCGCCGCTGCTCCGGCCGCGCCCAAGGCCTGA
- a CDS encoding co-chaperone YbbN: protein MQLRALAVASLIALSAVPSLALASTKAPTPALKSIADLPTPLPYPYNEQADAEADLAAAIKAAKKHKKLVLIDLGGNWCGDCRVFAGIIEQPDIKPWVDKNFEVVAINVGRYDKNMQIPARYGVDKLKGVPSFLVVDTKGKLVNDGSFFALTDARHMTPQSIVDWLAQWPAK from the coding sequence ATGCAGCTTCGCGCCCTGGCCGTCGCCAGCCTGATCGCCCTGTCAGCCGTCCCGAGCCTGGCGCTCGCCTCGACCAAGGCGCCGACCCCGGCCCTCAAATCGATCGCCGACCTGCCGACGCCCCTGCCCTATCCCTACAATGAGCAGGCCGACGCCGAGGCCGACCTGGCCGCCGCGATCAAGGCGGCCAAGAAGCACAAGAAGCTCGTCCTGATCGATCTGGGCGGCAACTGGTGCGGCGACTGCCGGGTCTTCGCCGGGATCATCGAACAGCCCGACATCAAGCCGTGGGTCGACAAGAACTTCGAGGTCGTGGCGATCAATGTCGGCCGCTACGACAAGAACATGCAGATTCCGGCCCGCTACGGCGTCGACAAGCTGAAGGGCGTGCCGAGCTTCCTGGTCGTCGACACCAAGGGCAAGCTGGTCAATGACGGCTCGTTCTTCGCCCTGACCGACGCTCGCCACATGACGCCGCAGTCGATCGTCGACTGGCTGGCGCAGTGGCCGGCGAAATAG